From the genome of Tissierellales bacterium:
ATTCTATGGCGATTACAATGATGGCAAAGCATAATTACACAGTCATACCTATAGTGGAAACCCGTTAGCATGCAGAGCTGCTGTTGAAGTTTTGAACATACTAGAAGAAGAAAATCTAGTAGAAAAAGCTGCTTCAAACTCAGATTATTTCCACAATCTAATTTGCTCTGAACTTCAAAATCATCCAAATGTTGGCGATATAAGATATATCGGTTTAATAAATGCTATAGAACTAGTTTCTGATAAAAAAACAAAAACTCCACTAGATTCAAAGAAAAGAACCGGCTACAATATTTACAAAAGGGCACTAAAAAAAGGACTTCTATTAAGACCCCTTGAAGATATTCTATACTTCAACCCACCAATCATCATGACAAAGGATGAGATGATTAAAGCCATTTCCATTTGTAAAGAAGCTATAGAAGAAGAACTTGGTAGCTAAATCACATATCAAATAACATTTCAAACGTGTATATCTAAATCAAAAAATCGGTTAGATTTATTCACTTGAAATAAATCTAACCGATTTTTACTCACCGGATACCACTCTGCGTTTCAAATATTTATCACTATTCATCTCTAAATTTCCGCTTTACAGCTATCCTCTAACGCTTGCTTTTATAACTCCTATTTTTTCACAACTACTATTTTCACTAAGTCTTATAGTATACTCTCCTACAGATGCCGGTATTATAAATGTCTCAGCATAGTGAACTATAAATGGTTCAAAACTATTTGTAGGACTCTCGACTATAGCTTCAGCGCCCTCCACTAAATTTAGTACATTAACTCCACCTTCAGTGTTTAATTCAACCGATTCACTAATCCAATATCTTCTCGTTTCTATGAATTCTCTCTCATGAAGACCTGTACGTTCTTCTATATATCCTTTAGATTCATTCAATACTTCGACTTGATTAACTAGATTTTCTTCTATCCACTTCTTTCTTCTATCCCATTGTATTACATTCTCTCCATGATCTATGTGTATAGGTCTTGGCAATCCATCTAAACCCACTCTATCCCAATCCCAAAGTTTAAATGTAAATATATAAGGAGTAGCTGATATTTCAAGTACCATACTGTCTGATCCAGAACAATGAATAGTTCCAGCAGGTATCAAGAAATGATCATGTTTTTTGGCCGGAAATTGATTTATATACTTGTCATCTGGAAAAGAGATTTCTCCATCTTCAGCTCTTCTCAAATCCCTCATCATATCGTTTGGCTCTATATCTTCCTTCACCCCAAGATACACATTTGCATTTGGCTCTGCATCTAATATATAGTAGCTTTCATCCTGAGTGTAGTTCATTCCAAAATGTTCCTGAATATATTCTGTAAGTGGATGTACTTGAAGCGATAAATTTTGTCCACCCATGGTATCTAGAAAATCAAATCTTATTGGGAATTCCGCTCCAAATCTAGCATGAACTCTATCCCCAAGTAAATTTCTAGGTTGATATAGTACAGCGTTTATAGACGGCATCTCTATAGTTATATCACCGTACTTTAATAAAAGCGAATTTTCTTCTGGCACTCCATCAAAACTCCAAGCGTACTTTTCAACACTTCTATCTAAATCACAAACCTCCTTCATCCATTGTCCTCCCCAAACTCCTGGGTCAAAAAATGGCATAA
Proteins encoded in this window:
- a CDS encoding class I mannose-6-phosphate isomerase, giving the protein MKGYGNYDKFPAVEVKGYDKQAWKGYESIVEEIKFGISDLKKAVVVVDFYPGVSETEILKGFAELKPVLSVKADECALSGDELTAYLKDEIKEDRIFGYMTKRHLGDVFLTEKIETVRESIDLVDEGIVLIYGVGAGLITTGDVYIYADLARWEIQKRHRRGMSNWNISNSDEDNKRKYKRAFFIEWRLADRHKKKFYEKMDYVLDTNEDNNPKMITGEGFREGLIQTAQRPFRVMPFFDPGVWGGQWMKEVCDLDRSVEKYAWSFDGVPEENSLLLKYGDITIEMPSINAVLYQPRNLLGDRVHARFGAEFPIRFDFLDTMGGQNLSLQVHPLTEYIQEHFGMNYTQDESYYILDAEPNANVYLGVKEDIEPNDMMRDLRRAEDGEISFPDDKYINQFPAKKHDHFLIPAGTIHCSGSDSMVLEISATPYIFTFKLWDWDRVGLDGLPRPIHIDHGENVIQWDRRKKWIEENLVNQVEVLNESKGYIEERTGLHEREFIETRRYWISESVELNTEGGVNVLNLVEGAEAIVESPTNSFEPFIVHYAETFIIPASVGEYTIRLSENSSCEKIGVIKASVRG